In Gemmatimonadota bacterium, the sequence ACTTAACAAAACGCTCCGGTGCGATTACAGCCGGAACGTTTATTACACTAAACCCCCGGTCCATCTAACCGGGGGTTTTTGAATCCGGTAGATTGACACCGAGAATCCTAAAGGAGAATCACCCCATGTCCAGTGACGCCCGGACCGTTCGCGTATTCGTCGGCACCTACACCCAGACCACCAGCAAGGGCATCTATGTCTACGACGTAGATACCGCCACCGGCGTCATGGAATACGTCAGCCACGTGGGCGGCATCACGAATCCGTCCTTTCTGGTCCTGACGCCGGACGCCCGCTTCCTCTACGCCGTGGGCGAGACGGGCGATCCCCACGGCGGCGTCTTCGCCTATGCCGTGGACGGGTCCGGCACGCTCACGCCACTGAACAACCAGTCGTCCGGGGGCGCCGGACCGTGCTCCATCGACGTGCACCGAAGCGGCAAGGCCGTGCTCGCGGCCAACTACGGCGGCGGGTCCGTGTCCTCCTTTCCCGTGAATGACGACGGCTCCCTGGGCGAGGCCGCGTCGGTGATCCAGCACATCGGCTCGAGCGTCGACCAGAGCCGCCAGCAGGAACCTCACGCCCACATGATCCGCCACGACCTGGACTACAACTTCGTCTTCTCTCCGGATCTCGGGACCGACAAGGTGATGATCTACGCCCTCGATCCAGACACGGCCGTGCTGACACCCCATGGGGAGGCGTCGGTGCCGCCCGGCTCGGGGCCGCGGCACATCGAGTTCCATCCCAACCGGAAGTTTGCCTACGTCATCAACGAGATGGGCAACACGATCACGGCCTTCGCCTACGACGGGTCGGCCGGCACGCTCACCGCGATCGAAACAGTGACGACGCTGCCCGACGGCTACGACGAGGTGAGCCACACGGCGGACATCCACATCACCGACGACGGCCGGTACCTGTACGGCTCCAACCGGGGCCACGACAGCCTGGCCATGTACGCCGTCGACGGGGATTCGGGCCGCCTGACGCTGCTCGGGATCGTGCCCACGGGCGGCGAGAATCCGAGGAACTTCGGGATCGATCCGACCGGCAGCTTCGTCCTCTGCGGCAACCAGAGCTCGGATACGGTCACCTACCACCGCCTCGACCCGGACACGGGCCTGCTCCATCTCTCGGGCGTCGTGGCCGAAATCCCCATGGCGGTGTGCCTGAAGATGGTCGTGTTGGACTGACATCTCTCCATGTGCGCGAAACGTCGAAACGCCGAGTCCGGGGCGCCGGATTCCGCCGGTCATGATCCCGCTCGGCCGGACACTGCACGTCAAGACCAGGCCTGGCGTGACTTCGTCGACCGTTCGCGGCGTGAGTCATTGCCCTTCGAGGAACACCTGGCGGCCTACCGGCGCATCTTCGAAAGCCGCCGCCCGGAGGACGGACCGCCCGCGGTATGGACGCCTGACGAAGAGACCGTGCGCCGGTCGAATCTGCAGGCGAGCATGGTGGCCGTGGGTATCGACCGCTACGCCGATTTCCATGCCTGGTCCGTCCGTGATCCCACCGCCTTCTGGACCCACACCCTCGAGCGGCTCGGCATCGTATTCACGAGACCACCAGACGCCATCCTCGATCTGGATGGCGGTGTCCGCGATCCACGATGGCTTCCGGGCGCGGAACTCAACATCGTCGACAGCTGCTTCACGACCGATCCCGGCCGTCCCGCGGTCGTCACGCCCGGACTGCAGGACTCGCAAGGCACTGACGTCCCGGACGCCCCCGCTGACCAGTCGCTCCGCACGACGACCTACGGCGAACTCGAACGCCTCGTCAACCGCGCCGCCAACGGCCTGCGCGACCGGGGCCTGGCGCCCGGACAGGCCATCGCGCTCTACATGCCCCTGAACCTGGAATGCGTGGTCGCCTATCTGGCCATCATCCGCGCGGGTTCCCGGGTCGTCTCCATCGCCGACAGCTTCCCGCCGACGGAGATTCGGCGCCGCATGGCCATCGCCGGCGCGAGCTGCGCGGTCACCATGGACCGTTACGTTCACGCGGGCAAAGTACTTCCACACTACGCCACGGTCGTCGAGGCGGGCGCGTCCACGGTCATTGTCGTGCCATCGGGCGGAGACGGCCGGTCAGGCGATGACACCAGGTCGAACGGCGACGCCCTCCAACTCCGCCCCGGCGACATCGCCTGGACCGAACTCCTGGCCGCCGCCGACACCTTCGAATCCGTGACCGGTGATCCCTATCGCACGTCCAACGTCCTGTTCTCTTCGGGGACCACCGGCGAACCGAAGGCCATACCATGGAACCACCTGACGCCCATCAAGAGCGCCATGGACGGGTTCTACCACCAGGACATTCACGGCGACGACGTGACTACCTGGCCGACCAATATCGGCTGGATGATGGGGCCGTGGCTCATCTACGCCACGCTTGTAAACGGCGCATGTATGGCCCTGTATTCGGGTGCGGCCAATACGCCCGAATACCTGCGTTTCGTACGGCGTGCCGGGGTAACCATGCAGGGCGTCATCCCGTCGCTGGTGCGGACCTGGCGGCGTGGCGGCATGGCAGAAGGGCGGCACCGCAGCATGGCCGAAGGCATCGACTGGCCGTCCGTTCGCGTGTTCAGTTCCACGGGCGAGCCCGCCAGCCGGTCCGACTACCTTTGGCTCATGAGCCGGGCCGGATACCGGGCGCCCGTGATCGAATACCTCGGCGGCACCGAGATCGGGGGCGGCCACTTGGCCTGCACGGTCCTCCAGCCCTGCTCGCCCGCGGCATTCAGCACTGCGAACCTGGGCGTGGATTTCGTCATTCTGGACGTAAAGGGGGCAGAGGTTGAGGAGGGGAATACCGGCGAGCTTTTCCTGATACCGCCCGCCCTGGGCATGTCGCAGCGGCTGCTCAACGGAGACCACGACGAAGTCTACTACGAAGGCTGTCCGCCAGGTCCCCGGGGCGAGGTCCTGCGCAGGCACGGGGACCACACACAACGGCTTCACAGCGGCTACTACCGGGCCCAGGGACGGGCCGACGACAGGATGAACCTGGGCGGCATCATGGTCAGCCCGCTGGAGCTGGAACGGATCATTGACGGACACCCCGCCGTCTACGAGAGCGCGGCCGTGGCGATGCAGCCCGAGGGGGAAGGCACGGAAAGGCTGGTGGTCTTCATTGTACCTGAGGATGGGAGCGGTGCCGCCGGTTCTCGGGCGGCCGGTAATCGGACCGCCGACCCCGACCTCGAGACGCTAATAACGGAACTCCAGGCCATGGTCTCCTCCGGGCTGAACCCGTTGTTCAAAATCGATCGTGTCGTCGTAGTGGACGAACTCCCCCATACCGCTTCGGGCAAGCTCGTCCGCCGCATACTGAGAGACCGGATGAGGCCCGGCAGTTAGGTACTTGTCGCTCCGCACACTACAACGTGATTGCACCAGTCTGGTACGCCGGTGCGATAAAAAAAACGGGCCAGGGAGACCCAATCCCTGACCCGTTTGATGTATAGCGGATGTGGAATCACGATCATTCCGGCACGACTACTCTTATGGGAAGGTCGTTATATGATCTGGCCTTTTCTACCTTCTCTTCCCAACCTGGACTGTAGTAGTGTAGACAACCGCCGGATCTGTCACTCGACAGGGTCAGATAAACCTCTGTATCGCCGTTCTTCATCCAGGTTATCCGGCCCGATGTTTCGCTTGCCGGGTCGCCATATCTGACGTCCAATTCATCAATAAGCATCTGGGTACGGTCAGGGTTCATCGTTTCATCGAACCAGTAATGTCCGGCGTACAACTCATCCCCTGCAAAGTCGTATTCCACGACGATCGTATCCTGTTCCCCGTTGGCGAATTCGAACACGTCAGAAGTAAATCCATGTTCAAGTGCGGACAAGCCGCTGCCTTCCGCCACCTCGAATCTGATCTCGCCGGGTTCGTTTTCCGTCACCTTCGACTTGGAGTCGTTCCAGACGTTCCAACGGAAATCATACACTTCATAGAGTGGTTCGTCACTCGTCTGGTGGGCGGTAAGACGTACCCGTTCAGTAGGGATTTCAACCGTAGCAACAGGTGAATGCTCACCGGAACATCCGTATATCAAAACCACGAATACTAAAACAAGAAAACGCATGTTTCTTCCTTTCTATTGAGCAGTAGAAGATGACGGTCCGATACGTAGATGACCGAATTAAAAAAGGGTAAGGGAGCTGTATCCCTCACCCGCTTCCAAATACGAAACGCAAATCTACTTCATACACTTAACTATTGCAACATGAAACTACTTCGATGGCATTTAGTCGTTATCTTTGTGCACCGCGGGAGCATCGACGAGAGGCATCTATTCGTCAACGCACGAACTCCCAGAAATACCCGCCGAAACCCCCATCATTTGACCCTTCGTACTGAAACTCACAAACAATCACATTGTTAACTTTATTTATCATTCTAATATCACAAAAACGCGTGTTTTCTACTTCATTAGATGCACATATCCGGTAATTTAAGGGGGGTGTTTTCTAATCTTCATTACGCTGGTTCCCTTCCTGTGGTCGGAGGATACGGACAGATCGATACTGGCCGAATTCTCGGGGTTGTCGGAAGACCATGAAAACAACCGGGACTCGATTTCCAGATCAGCGGAGGAATCCCGGACCCCGCCGACTGGGCGTGAAGGAAAGGATCGGAAGTGCTATGATACACGTACGCAGGTTTTTCTATGGTCTGATCGCCGTCGTCCTGGTCACACCCGCCGAACCGCAGGAGGTCTCTCCTTATGATTACGAGGTTCCCGTGAGCGATGCCAGTTTCCTGGGCATCGGGGGCCGTTTTTCCTATCAAGGCAA encodes:
- a CDS encoding lactonase family protein codes for the protein MSSDARTVRVFVGTYTQTTSKGIYVYDVDTATGVMEYVSHVGGITNPSFLVLTPDARFLYAVGETGDPHGGVFAYAVDGSGTLTPLNNQSSGGAGPCSIDVHRSGKAVLAANYGGGSVSSFPVNDDGSLGEAASVIQHIGSSVDQSRQQEPHAHMIRHDLDYNFVFSPDLGTDKVMIYALDPDTAVLTPHGEASVPPGSGPRHIEFHPNRKFAYVINEMGNTITAFAYDGSAGTLTAIETVTTLPDGYDEVSHTADIHITDDGRYLYGSNRGHDSLAMYAVDGDSGRLTLLGIVPTGGENPRNFGIDPTGSFVLCGNQSSDTVTYHRLDPDTGLLHLSGVVAEIPMAVCLKMVVLD
- a CDS encoding AMP-binding protein — protein: MCAKRRNAESGAPDSAGHDPARPDTARQDQAWRDFVDRSRRESLPFEEHLAAYRRIFESRRPEDGPPAVWTPDEETVRRSNLQASMVAVGIDRYADFHAWSVRDPTAFWTHTLERLGIVFTRPPDAILDLDGGVRDPRWLPGAELNIVDSCFTTDPGRPAVVTPGLQDSQGTDVPDAPADQSLRTTTYGELERLVNRAANGLRDRGLAPGQAIALYMPLNLECVVAYLAIIRAGSRVVSIADSFPPTEIRRRMAIAGASCAVTMDRYVHAGKVLPHYATVVEAGASTVIVVPSGGDGRSGDDTRSNGDALQLRPGDIAWTELLAAADTFESVTGDPYRTSNVLFSSGTTGEPKAIPWNHLTPIKSAMDGFYHQDIHGDDVTTWPTNIGWMMGPWLIYATLVNGACMALYSGAANTPEYLRFVRRAGVTMQGVIPSLVRTWRRGGMAEGRHRSMAEGIDWPSVRVFSSTGEPASRSDYLWLMSRAGYRAPVIEYLGGTEIGGGHLACTVLQPCSPAAFSTANLGVDFVILDVKGAEVEEGNTGELFLIPPALGMSQRLLNGDHDEVYYEGCPPGPRGEVLRRHGDHTQRLHSGYYRAQGRADDRMNLGGIMVSPLELERIIDGHPAVYESAAVAMQPEGEGTERLVVFIVPEDGSGAAGSRAAGNRTADPDLETLITELQAMVSSGLNPLFKIDRVVVVDELPHTASGKLVRRILRDRMRPGS